DNA sequence from the bacterium genome:
AGCGCGGTGCAGGCCTCGGACACCGCGATCTTGAGATCCTCGATCTCGTCGTACGTGAACGACTGTCTTGCCGCCACCGTGGCCGCCGTGAGCCGGGCGACGCTGACGAACTCCGGCTTGGGCGGGATCGTGACCTCGACGACTTCCGCGGCGCGAGCGGCGCTCCGTCTCGCGGCCACCCTAGCTCTCCGAGCGGTCTGATGTCCCGGGATGATCTTGCGACCACCCCTTCGACGAATCGCGACCTTCCTCATACGCCCGCCGGAGGCGATCGGATTTCTCCTCGATCACCGAACGACCACGTTGCAGGGCATCCTCGGCGGTGCTCCGCGCCCGAGAGGCGAACTCGTCGGCGCCCCCGCGCACGCGCTCAGCCACGTCGCCGGCGGTCGTCCGAACTCGATCGGCCACTCGATCGGCCTGCTCGCGCGCCCGCTCTCCCCATTCTTCACTCTGCCTGCGGATCCGTTCGCGGGTCTTCTCCCCCGCCTCCGGGGCGAACAGCAGCCCGAGGGCCACCCCCAACAAGCTCCCAACGATCAACCCTGACAGAAAGTCGCGCGGCTCGTCCATCGTTGTCCCTCCCTGAGTCATTTGCCTCGCCGCTTGCGTGACGCTGCTTGCTTAACGCCGCCTGCCGTCTCCTGCGGGACGAAACCAGTTGAGACCCTCACGGATTGCAGAGAGCAGGCCGATCGCCGTCGCCATCTGCGGAAGGATCACCCGCCGGGCGGTACTCTGGACGTGCTCCATGGCACTGACCCCCGTTCCCACGGCGGTGGTGATGTGCGTCACCGTCCGGGCGACTTCGCCGAG
Encoded proteins:
- a CDS encoding YtxH domain-containing protein, with the protein product MDEPRDFLSGLIVGSLLGVALGLLFAPEAGEKTRERIRRQSEEWGERAREQADRVADRVRTTAGDVAERVRGGADEFASRARSTAEDALQRGRSVIEEKSDRLRRAYEEGRDSSKGWSQDHPGTSDRSES